The following proteins are encoded in a genomic region of Streptomyces gobiensis:
- the dapC gene encoding succinyldiaminopimelate transaminase, protein MPPVSSRLPVFPWDRLEPYKTTAAAHPYGIVDLSVGTPVDPVPELIQRALAGASNRPGYPTVWGTTELRDAITGWCERRLGARGVEHTNVLPVLGSKELVAWLPTQLGLGPGDRVAYPRLAYPTYEVGARLAGAEPVVYDSPTELDPAGLRLLWLNSPSNPTGRVLAKEELRETVAWAREHGVLVFSDECYLELGWEADPVSVLHPDVCGGSFAGLVAVHSLSKRSNLAGYRAAFIAGDAAVLGELLQIRKHGGMMTPAPVQAATVVALGDDAHVVQQRERYAARRSALRGALEQQGFRIEHSEASLYLWATRNEPCWDTVGELSKQGILVAPGDFYGPAGERFVRVAFTATDERVAEAVRRLNS, encoded by the coding sequence GTGCCCCCCGTCTCCTCCCGGCTGCCGGTCTTCCCCTGGGACCGCCTGGAGCCGTACAAGACGACCGCCGCCGCGCACCCGTACGGCATCGTCGATCTGTCCGTCGGTACGCCCGTGGACCCGGTCCCGGAGCTGATCCAGCGGGCGCTGGCCGGGGCGAGTAACCGGCCCGGCTATCCCACCGTGTGGGGCACCACCGAGCTGCGTGATGCGATCACCGGCTGGTGTGAGCGGCGGCTTGGGGCGCGCGGTGTCGAGCACACCAATGTTCTGCCGGTCCTCGGCTCCAAGGAGCTGGTGGCCTGGCTGCCGACCCAGCTGGGCCTGGGCCCGGGGGACCGCGTGGCGTATCCGCGGCTGGCCTATCCGACATACGAGGTCGGCGCGCGGCTGGCCGGCGCCGAACCGGTGGTCTATGACTCACCGACCGAGCTGGATCCTGCCGGGCTGAGGCTGCTCTGGCTCAACTCCCCGTCCAACCCGACGGGCCGGGTGCTGGCCAAGGAGGAGCTACGGGAGACGGTGGCCTGGGCCCGGGAGCACGGGGTGCTGGTCTTCAGCGATGAGTGCTACCTCGAGCTCGGCTGGGAGGCCGACCCGGTTTCCGTGCTGCACCCGGACGTCTGCGGCGGCAGCTTCGCGGGCCTGGTCGCGGTGCACTCGCTCTCCAAGCGCTCCAACCTGGCGGGCTACCGCGCGGCGTTCATCGCCGGTGACGCGGCGGTGCTCGGCGAGCTGCTGCAGATCCGTAAGCACGGCGGAATGATGACGCCCGCACCGGTGCAGGCGGCCACCGTGGTCGCGCTGGGCGATGACGCTCATGTCGTACAGCAGCGGGAGCGCTACGCCGCGCGCCGTTCCGCGCTGCGTGGGGCGCTGGAGCAGCAGGGCTTCCGCATTGAGCACAGCGAGGCTTCGCTGTATCTCTGGGCGACCCGGAATGAGCCCTGCTGGGACACGGTCGGCGAGCTGTCCAAGCAGGGCATCCTGGTCGCTCCGGGCGACTTCTACGGCCCGGCCGGTGAGCGGTTCGTACGGGTCGCCTTCACGGCTACGGACGAGCGGGTGGCCGAGGCGGTGCGGCGGCTGAACAGCTGA